In Thermoanaerobacterium xylanolyticum LX-11, the genomic window ATAGAGTAACTGAAGGTTCATCTGTTTCGATAAACTACGTTTCAGGTTCTCAAAAGCAGATAAAAGCTATGTCTCTTTCAAGGAGATCTTTAGAGAGGAATTCAAAAGTGGTTTTGATAGATGACTTCATGAAGGCGGGCGGCACTATAAAGGGCATGATTGAGCTTATGAATGAGTTTGATGCAGAAGTGATAGGCGCTGGTGTCATGATATCTACAAAAGAGCCTGAGAATAAGGTTGTGAAAAACTATTTTTCCATATTTACACTTGTAGACATGAATGAAGAGAAAGAAACTGTGAAGATGGAGATAAGCGATTGGTTAAAATAATGTATAATATGCATAATAATGGAAATAATAGTGTGGTGGCATAAAATGAATTTTTTTATCAAAATTTTTCTAAATTTTAATTTTTTATGGAGGAAATTTTGATTTAATGGCGAATAATATTAAGGTAAGAAATTTTATTTAATTTTTCTTATGTTTAAAAGTCATAAATTATTGGCTTATATTGCAGGAAGGTGGTGAGCTTATGGAAATTACAGACGTTAGGGTGAGAAAAATAAACGAGGAAGGCAAAATGAGAGCTGTGGTTTCTGTAACCTTCGATAATGAATTTGTTGTTCATGATATAAAGGTTATTGAGGGACAGAATGGTTTGTTTATAGCTATGCCTAGCCGCAAGACACCCGAAGGAGAGTTTAAAGATATTGCACATCCAATAAATTCAGAGACAAGAGCAAAGATTCAATCTGCTATACTTAGCGAATACGAAAAAGCTAAAGAGCAGGACAAGCCGCAAGGACAGGAATAAAAAGGAGGTTTCTCCTTTTTATTTTTTTGTTGAACTTTGTCAAATTTATAGTTAAAATAGTATAGGAGTAAAGAGTTAAAATATTAAGAATGTATTAGAAGGTGTCGCGATGGATAATTTTGTTACGCTAATACTTGCTGCAGGACTTGGAAAGAGGATGAAATCAAAGCATCCAAAAGTGATTCACAAAGTCTGTGGAAGGCCTATGGTTGAGTGGGTTGTAAGGAGTGCCAAAGAAGCTGGTTCACAGGATGTAGTCGTGGTTTTAGGACACGGTGCTAATGAGGTAAAGAATGTATTGGGTGACAGTGTTAAATATGCGTATCAAGAAAAGCAGCTTGGTACTGGACATGCTGTCATGGTTTCGAAGGATTTATTGCCTGATACAGGCAACGTAATGATCTTGACTGGTGATACACCGCTTATAACGTCTGAGACATTGAAGAAATTCTATGACTTCCATTTAAGAGAGCAAAATTCTATCACAATATTATCTTCTTTTTTTGACGTTCCAGATGGGTATGGAAGAATTGTACGGGATTCAAATGGTAATGTTTTAAAAATTGTTGAGGACAAAGATGCCAATGATGTGGAAAAAGGTATCCATGAGATAAATTCCGGAATGTACATTTTTAATTCTGACTATTTAAGGAAATCGCTTCAACATATAGGCAACAACAATGCACAAGGGGAATATTATCTGACGGATGCCATAGAGATAGTGATAAGATTAGGTGGAAAAGTTGGAGCATATCAAGCTTCAAGTGAGGAGATAATGGGAGTCAATACAAGAGTACAGCTAAAAGATGCCGAAAAGGTCATGAGAAAAAGGATAAATGAAAGGTTTATGTTAGACGGAGTTACCATAATCGACCCTGATAGCACTTACATCGGGCCTGATGTCGTGATAGGAATGGACACGATTATATATCCTGGTACTATAATAGAAGGCAAGACTACGATTGGAGAAGACTGTGAAATAGGACCCAATTCATACATCATCGATTCGGAAATAGGAAATGGCTGCAAAATAGTTTTTTCTATGATCACTGAATCAAAACTTCACAACAATATAAAATTAGGACCGTTTGCTCAGATAAGGCCTGAAAGCGTAATACACGACAATGCTAAGCTTGGCAATTTCATAGAGATAAAGAAATCAGTCATAGGTGAAGGAACAAAAGTGCCTCATTTGACTTATATAGGCGATGCAGAAGTCGGGAAACGCGTAAACATGGGCTGTGGTTCTATAGTAGTCAATTACGATGGCAAAAACAAGCACAAGACCATCATAGGTGACGATGTTTTTGTTGGATGCAATGTAAATTTGGTATCGCCTCTTAAAGTCAACGATAATGCTTTTATAGCTGCAGGCTCCACCATAACAGATGAAGTGCCGGAGGGAGCATTGGCGATAGCAAGATGTCGCCAGACTAACAAAGAAGGATGGGTAGAAGAAAGAAGAAAAAAAGGAGGACTATAGGAGTGGTAAGACACGGAGGAGCAATAAAGATTTTTAGTGGCAACTCAAACCCTGAATTGGCGAGAGAGATTGCCGAAAACTTAGGGCTTACATTAGGTGATTCAGAAGTTGGTACATTTAGCGATGGTGAGATAAGCGTAAGGATCAAAGAAAGCATAAGAGGTGCAAATGTATTTGTCGTTCAATCCACGTGTTCACCAGTAAATGATAATTTGATGGAACTTCTCATAATGATAGATGCGTTTAAAAGGGCATCTGCTGGCGAGATAACTGCTGTCATACCTTATTACGGTTATGCCAGACAAGACAGGAAGTCTAAACCAAGAGATCCGATAACGGCTAAATTGGTAGCTGACCTTATTACAGTTGCAGGTGCCGACAGAGTTCTCACAATGGATCTCCACGCGGCACAGATTCAAGGATATTTCAATATACCAGTTGATCATCTTCTTGGCGGTCCAATACTGGCGAAATATTTCATGGAAAAGGATTTGGGCGGAGACGTGGTGGTTGTATCGCCAGATCACGGAAGTGTAGTAAGAGCAAGGAATTTTGCGGAAAAACTTAATGCGCCTATAGCCATAATAGATAAGAGAAGGCCAAAAGCTAATGTAGCAGAGATAATGAACCTTATAGGTGATGTAAGAGGGAAAATAGCCATATTGGTAGATGACCTTATTGATACAGCAGGGACGCTGCAACAAGGAGCGCAAGCACTTATTGACAACGGTGCAAAAGAGGTATATGCATGTGCTACACACGGTGTTTTGTCAGGTCCTGCGATAGAAAGGTTGATGGATTCTCCAATAAAAGAATTAGTCATAACAGATACTATTCCGCTTCCTGAAGAGAAGAAGATAAGCAAGATAAAGGTAAGGACTGTAGCTCCATTGTTGGCCGAAGCCATAATGCGAATATATGAAGGTATGTCTGTAAGCAAATTGTTTGTATAGGCACTGAGGTGCCTTTTTTTGTATGCACAATCCATCATTGCGGTTTTTAAATCAATTATGTATAATAGTCTTAAAAAGAGGGGTGTTTATATGGGCGAAAACAAAAAAATATATATAGTTGACGATGATAGAAATATATGTGAAATAATTTCACTTTATCTTGAAAAAGAAGGTTTTGCAACAGTAAAGATCAGTGACGGGATTACAGCATTGAACAAAATAAAAGAGGAACTCCCCTTGCTTATAATACTTGATTTGATGCTTCCCGGCATTGATGGAATGACATTGTGCAAAGAGGTGAGGAAATTCACAAATGTGCCTATTATAATGCTTACAGCCAAAGGAGATACATTTGACAAGGTATTGGGGCTGGAGATAGGCGCCGATGATTACATCGTAAAGCCTTTTGATGGGAAAGAATTGGTTGCTCGTGTTAAAGCTGTGTTGAGAAGGTATGAACATGAGGAAAATGACAGCGACAGTGTCACATATCCTGATCTTTCTATAAGCTTAAGCGAGTACAAGGTGAAATACAAAGGCGAAAATGTTGACCTTACGCCGAAAGAATTGGAGCTTTTTTACTTCTTGTGTACTCATCCAAATAAAGTGTTTACGAGAGATCAATTGTTAGAAAACGTATGGGGATACGAGTACATGGGGGACAGCCGAACTGTCGATGTGCACATAAAACGTTTGAGAGAGAAAATAGGGGATGGTCCAAACTGGAAATTAACTACTGTATGGGGTGTGGGATATAAATTCGAGGTGAAATGATTTGAGCAGAAATAGGCTCTTTAGAAGGCTGCTTTTTACAAATATTGCAATAATACTGCTTACAATGTCGATACTTTCCGTCCTTTTTTACATCATGTTTGAAAATTACTATTTTCGCGATAAAGAAAAGATAATGGTAGAAGAAGGAAAGCAGATAAATACCGTGTTGAACGATTACCTCATAGGAGATATAGATATCGACAGACTCAATCAGGATCTGAATGTCATTGACCGGCTTATAAACGCATCGATATGGGTTGTAAGTACAGATGGACGGATATATATACAGTCTAAGAATTTTGAAAAAAATTGGACAGGTGTCACATTAAGCAAAGATGACATCAAAAGCATTTTAAAAGGTGAGACAATTGTAAGAAGGGGATATTTTGGCGGCAGGTTTACGCAGCCTGTTTTGACTGTTGGATTTCCGCTTGTACTGGCTGGGAAGATTCAAGGTGCCATATTCATGCATGCTCCTATAGTAGAGATGCAGAAAACCTTGATGGACATATTTTTTATAATGCTTTTAGCCATAGCCATATCCATAATAATAGCATTTATACTTATTTCTTATACATCAAAGAGAATCTCTAATCCTTTAAAAGAGATGAGCATTGCAACAGAAAAAATGGCAAAAGGTGATTTTTCAACAAAGATAAACGTTGTAGATGACGATGAAATAGGAGATTTGGCTAAGTCTTTCAATATAATGTCAAGCGAATTGGGCAGGATGGATAATGCAAGGAAAGAGTTTGTGGCTAATGTTTCACATGAGCTTCGCTCGCCTTTGTCAACGATCCAAGGTTATATAGATGGCGTAGTGGATGGGACTATACCTGCGGAGAAATCCAAATTTTATTTGGAGATAGCTCAAAAAGAGACGAGACGAATGTCTCGATTAATATCTGAACTTTTAGATATAACGAAAATGGAATCAGGGGCTTTTCCGTTAAACATATCGGAATTTGATATAAACGAGCTTATAAGGCTGACCATAATAAAGATGGAAGCAAGGATAAGCGATAAAGATCTCATGGTTAAGGTGGACTTTGAAAGCGACAAAGAAATTGTAGAGGCAGATAAAGACAAAATAGAACAAGTGCTTACTAATCTAATAGATAATGCAATTAAATTTTCAAATCCCGGTGGTTATATACACGTATCTACAGAGAAGGTGAAAGAAAAAGTTCATGTAAGAGTCCAAAATAAAGGCAAGACGATACCACCTGATGAAATTGACCATATATGGGACAGGTTTTACAAAGTTGACAAGGCCAGAAGCGGTAGTCCCGGTGTCGGATTAGGGCTTTATATTGTGAGAAGCATCATAAATCTTCATAATGAGGATATATGGGCTACCAGTAGCGATGCAGACGGTACTACATTTACTTTTACACTTAAGTCAAAAAAAGTTAAGCAGTAAAATAAAATTTTTACAATTTGTTCATACTTTATTCATAAATTAAGGTTATAATAATAATCGAGAGAGAGAAAAGCCTCTCCTTGACCTCCCTTATTATAGCAGCTCGAGCCACCCCTCGGGCTGCATTTATTTTACCCATCGACATGAAATTATTAAAAATAATTTACAATATGTTCACAGTTTATTAAAAATTCTAATTTATAATGTAATCATGAGAGATGATAAGGAGGATGATGAATATGGATTTTGAAAATGAACAAAACAAAAATATAGGCGAAAATGAAATAGATAATTTCAAGGCTGACGATGCCTTAGGTTCTGATGACATAAAAGGCGAAAATATAGATGACACTCAGGAAATTCCAGCAACATATAGCGCCGCGGAAAGCGGAACCTATACGACACCAAGGGTAGAATTTAGAAGCAACAAAAAAAGCTTAGGCAAGATGGTTAAAAGATTCAGAAGAAGGATGCTTGTTTCATTTGTATCTGTTGCATTGATTGCAGCACTTATCGGTGGTGGAACTGTCGCAGGAATCATGAAATACACTAATTTAGGGCAACAGACACAGGTTATAAATAGGTACTTGCCACTTTCATCATCAGACAATAGCAATTTTAACTTGATTGCCAATATAGCTAAAATTGTAAGTCCTTCTGTTGTTGGAATAGATACAAGCGTATCATACTCCAATGGATTTGGAAGTGCACTGGTGCCTGAAGGCAGTGGTTCTGGAATAATCATCGATTCACAAGGCTATATTGTAACAAACAACCATGTTGTGGATGGTGCTTCTAAGATAACAGTAAATTTATCTGATGGTAGAAAGTTCCCTGCCCAACTTATAGGAAAGGATTCAAAGACTGACTTGGCAGTATTGAAGATAAATGCTACGAATTTGGTTCCGGCAAAATTAGGTGATTCATCAAAACTTGAAGTGGGAGATCTGGCAGTTGCTATAGGAAATCCTCTCGGTGAAAGCTTTGCAGGTACGGTTACAGCAGGTATAATAAGTGGTCTTAACAGAAATCTTCAAAGCGATTATGGCCCGGTTAACCTCATTCAGACAGATGCAGCTATAAATCCTGGAAACAGTGGTGGACCTTTAGTAAATAGCAATGGTGAAGTTGTCGGGATAACAAGTGTAAAGTTAACATCTACAGGTGGTTCGAATACTCAAGATCCATTTGGAATGTTCCAGAGTCAAGGCACGCCTGTTGAAGGAATGGGATTTGCGATTCCGATAAATGAAGCAAAACCTATAATAGATGACTTGATAAAACACGGATATGTAGAAAGACCAATGATGGGTGTAAGCGTACAGGAAGTAACACAACAAGATGCAGCGCAGTACAATATACCAGTTGGACTTTATATAGCGCAAGTACAGCAAGGAAGCGGTGCTGATGAAGCTGGACTTCAACCAGGTGATGTGATAACAGCAGTAGATGGCACAAAAGTACAGACTTTTGATGCACTGCAAAGCATAATAGCTAAGCATAAAGTTGGTGACACGATTACTGTTACATTCTGGAGAAATGGCAGGACAATGAGTACAAAAGTAAAGCTTATGAGCAGTTCAAATGCACAATAAAATGTAAATAACGCTAAATAGTTCTTTACCAGTCTCCTCCCGCTGGTAAGGAACTTTTTTTATTGTTAAACTTAAACTTTTTTTCACAGTTTTTTGTGATATAATAAAAAATAGCATGACTGGAGGGGTTATGATGTACATTGTTGTAGGACTTGGAAATCCCGGAAAAGAGTATGAAAAGACGAGGCACAATGTAGGTTTTGAAGTGATAGATAGTCTTTCTAAAAAGTTAGACATAGCTGTAAATAAAATAAAATTCAAATCATTAATTGGTGAAGGTATTTATAAAGGAGAAAAAATAGTGCTGCAGAAGCCTCAGACATTTATGAATTCCAGTGGTGAAGCTGTTTACGATATAGTTGATTTTTACAAATTACCACTTTCTAATTTGATTGTGGTATACGATGATAAAGACCTTGATGTGGGTAAAATAAGAGTGAGAAAGAAAGGCAGTGCAGGTGGGCATAATGGAATGAAATCGATTATATATATATTAAATAGCGAGGACTTTCCAAGAGTGCGATTAGGCATAGGAAAGCCTAAAGGCGACATGATACAGCATGTTTTGGGTAAATTTGAGGGAAGGGATATGGATATAGTTGCAAATTCTATCGATAATGCCGCAAATGCCGTCTTGGATATAATAGAGAATGGAGTTGAACATGCCATGAATTTGTACAATGGCAACAATATATGTTTATCGTAGGTGGCTTTATAAGTGCCATTTTAGCGTACTTTTTGAATAAACTTGTTGTAGATATGTACGGTGACAAAGCTATAATATACGGCGTGCCACTTATTGAGGAATCGTCTAAAACTGTCATGGGATACATCTTTGGCAGTGTCATTGGTGCTCATTTCGTATTTGGGGTTGTGGAAGCCTTTAAGGATTTTGTTGCATCACCAAAAGAAATAAATTTTAAGGCATCAGTTTTAAGCATTGTCACACACCTTGTTTTTGGAGTTGTTGCTTTTTACGTTTTAAGACAGGTAAATATATATGCAGCTATTTTTATGACAGCCGTCATTCATGGGTGCTGGAATTGGATTATGTTGAGGTGATTGCATTGTTTATAAAGCCTATAGAAAATTTGAGAGAGGTTGGAGAAATAAATGAGGCTCTCACAGATGAGAGGTTACCGCTTTTAATATATGGATTAACTGATTCTCAAAAAGCACACATTGCTCACTACATTGTAAAGAAATTAAATAAGAAGGTGCTTTTCATAACATACAACGATGTGGAAGCTAAATTGATGCATGAAGATTTAAGTTCGCTGTTAAATGGCGATGCATATTTGATTCCATCAAGAGATGCGCTTTTTTACAAAGTGGATGCGTCCAGTTTAGACATCACAGGCAAAAAACTTGCTGCTATTAGGAGAATCATTGATGATAAGCCTTATGCATTTGTTGCTTCAATAGATGGAGTGCTAAACAAAGTTGCGCCTAAAGACGTGTTTTTAAAGTATAAAAGGAATTACAAGATTGGCGATAAGGTGGACTTAAATGAGATTTCATCATTTTTTGTCACCATGGGATATGAAAGAGTCCCTATGGTGGAGGGGAAAGGGCAGTTTAGCATACGTGGCGGTATAATTGACTTTTTTTCTCCCATGGAAGAAGAAGGTTTTAGGATAGAGCTTTTTGACGATGAAATTGACTCTATAAGAAGCTTTGATACATTCACGCAAAGGTCTTTGGACAATGTAGACGAAGTTGAGTTGTTTCCTGCCAGAGAGTTTATTTTGGAAGATGAGAATATCAAAAAGGGGCTTTCCAATTTAAGCAGTAAGGTGAATTCGTACATCTCTAAAATAAAAGAGACTCAAAGCGGCAGAGCAGAAAAGATCAAGAAGAAATTTGATGAGATAATGGAGAATATTTCTGAAACCAGGAATATAACAAATATAGGGGAATTGATAGGCTTCTTTTACGATAATCTTTATTCCATCGTTGATTATTTTGATGATGCTTTTATAATAGTCGATGAAAATATGAGAGTGAAAGAAAGGGCCTCAAATATTCTTAAAGAGTTTAATGAGAATTTTAAGTCGTTGCTTTTGTCTGGTGAAGTCATACCTGAGCAGTCAAATCTTTTGTTTGGTTATGATGACATCCTTAGGAAGCTTTCGGGTAAGTCGCTGATTTTAATGAACACAATTGTAAAGTCTGATGAAAATATACAGGCAAAAGAAATCGTTAATTTTGTATCAAGAACGATGCACCCTTTTCACGGCAAATTGGATCTTTTGGCAGATGACCTTAAGTTTTACAGAAGTTCTGGTTACAAGGTTGTCATGCTTTCCAGCAATTTAGAGAGAGGAAAATTATTGAGAAATTCCCTTATAGGATATGGATTAGAGGTTCCTATCATTGAAGACGAAGAGTACGACATACCAGAAGGCGGTGTGTTAATATATCCAGGTACAATCAGCAAAGGGTTTGAGTACGTAGATGCTAAATTTGCTTTAATAAGCGATGTTGAGATTTTTGGCCAATCAAGGAGACCTAAAAGATCCGTTAAAGTTAAAAGTGATGGAAGGATTAAGAATTTTACAGAGCTTACTGTTGGTTCATACGTGGTCCATGTAAATTATGGCATAGGCAAATATGAAGGAATAGAGAAAATAACTGTCGACGGTGTCACGAAAGATTACCTTAAGATAAAATACGCTGGCGATGATAAGCTGTTTGTGCCTGTTGAACAGTTGGATTTGGTGCAAAAATACATTGGACCAGAGGACAAACCGCCAAAGTTAAATAAGTTAGGCAGCAGTGATTGGTCTAAGCTTAAGAAAAGGGCCAAAAAAGCTGTTGAAGATATAGCGAAGGATTTGATTAAGCTTTATGCGAAAAGGCAGACAATGAAAGGATATGCTTTTTCTAAGGATACACCGTGGCAGAAAGACTTCGAAGAAAAGTTTCCGTATGAAGAGACAGAAGATCAGCTTAGGTGCATAGAAGAAATAAAGAAAGATATGGAAAGCGATAAACCTATGGACAGATTGCTTTGCGGTGATGTAGGATACGGTAAGACAGAAGTAGCACTTAGAGCTGCGTTTAAAGCTGTTGCAGATGGGAAGCAGGTGGCTTTTTTATGTCCCACGACGATATTAGCCGAACAGCACTACAATAATTTTGTACAAAGGTTTAAAGATTTTCCAGTC contains:
- the spoVG gene encoding septation regulator SpoVG, with amino-acid sequence MEITDVRVRKINEEGKMRAVVSVTFDNEFVVHDIKVIEGQNGLFIAMPSRKTPEGEFKDIAHPINSETRAKIQSAILSEYEKAKEQDKPQGQE
- the glmU gene encoding bifunctional UDP-N-acetylglucosamine diphosphorylase/glucosamine-1-phosphate N-acetyltransferase GlmU: MDNFVTLILAAGLGKRMKSKHPKVIHKVCGRPMVEWVVRSAKEAGSQDVVVVLGHGANEVKNVLGDSVKYAYQEKQLGTGHAVMVSKDLLPDTGNVMILTGDTPLITSETLKKFYDFHLREQNSITILSSFFDVPDGYGRIVRDSNGNVLKIVEDKDANDVEKGIHEINSGMYIFNSDYLRKSLQHIGNNNAQGEYYLTDAIEIVIRLGGKVGAYQASSEEIMGVNTRVQLKDAEKVMRKRINERFMLDGVTIIDPDSTYIGPDVVIGMDTIIYPGTIIEGKTTIGEDCEIGPNSYIIDSEIGNGCKIVFSMITESKLHNNIKLGPFAQIRPESVIHDNAKLGNFIEIKKSVIGEGTKVPHLTYIGDAEVGKRVNMGCGSIVVNYDGKNKHKTIIGDDVFVGCNVNLVSPLKVNDNAFIAAGSTITDEVPEGALAIARCRQTNKEGWVEERRKKGGL
- a CDS encoding ribose-phosphate diphosphokinase, whose amino-acid sequence is MGRRKKKKRRTIGVVRHGGAIKIFSGNSNPELAREIAENLGLTLGDSEVGTFSDGEISVRIKESIRGANVFVVQSTCSPVNDNLMELLIMIDAFKRASAGEITAVIPYYGYARQDRKSKPRDPITAKLVADLITVAGADRVLTMDLHAAQIQGYFNIPVDHLLGGPILAKYFMEKDLGGDVVVVSPDHGSVVRARNFAEKLNAPIAIIDKRRPKANVAEIMNLIGDVRGKIAILVDDLIDTAGTLQQGAQALIDNGAKEVYACATHGVLSGPAIERLMDSPIKELVITDTIPLPEEKKISKIKVRTVAPLLAEAIMRIYEGMSVSKLFV
- a CDS encoding response regulator transcription factor, encoding MGENKKIYIVDDDRNICEIISLYLEKEGFATVKISDGITALNKIKEELPLLIILDLMLPGIDGMTLCKEVRKFTNVPIIMLTAKGDTFDKVLGLEIGADDYIVKPFDGKELVARVKAVLRRYEHEENDSDSVTYPDLSISLSEYKVKYKGENVDLTPKELELFYFLCTHPNKVFTRDQLLENVWGYEYMGDSRTVDVHIKRLREKIGDGPNWKLTTVWGVGYKFEVK
- a CDS encoding sensor histidine kinase, whose product is MSRNRLFRRLLFTNIAIILLTMSILSVLFYIMFENYYFRDKEKIMVEEGKQINTVLNDYLIGDIDIDRLNQDLNVIDRLINASIWVVSTDGRIYIQSKNFEKNWTGVTLSKDDIKSILKGETIVRRGYFGGRFTQPVLTVGFPLVLAGKIQGAIFMHAPIVEMQKTLMDIFFIMLLAIAISIIIAFILISYTSKRISNPLKEMSIATEKMAKGDFSTKINVVDDDEIGDLAKSFNIMSSELGRMDNARKEFVANVSHELRSPLSTIQGYIDGVVDGTIPAEKSKFYLEIAQKETRRMSRLISELLDITKMESGAFPLNISEFDINELIRLTIIKMEARISDKDLMVKVDFESDKEIVEADKDKIEQVLTNLIDNAIKFSNPGGYIHVSTEKVKEKVHVRVQNKGKTIPPDEIDHIWDRFYKVDKARSGSPGVGLGLYIVRSIINLHNEDIWATSSDADGTTFTFTLKSKKVKQ
- a CDS encoding S1C family serine protease, whose product is MDFENEQNKNIGENEIDNFKADDALGSDDIKGENIDDTQEIPATYSAAESGTYTTPRVEFRSNKKSLGKMVKRFRRRMLVSFVSVALIAALIGGGTVAGIMKYTNLGQQTQVINRYLPLSSSDNSNFNLIANIAKIVSPSVVGIDTSVSYSNGFGSALVPEGSGSGIIIDSQGYIVTNNHVVDGASKITVNLSDGRKFPAQLIGKDSKTDLAVLKINATNLVPAKLGDSSKLEVGDLAVAIGNPLGESFAGTVTAGIISGLNRNLQSDYGPVNLIQTDAAINPGNSGGPLVNSNGEVVGITSVKLTSTGGSNTQDPFGMFQSQGTPVEGMGFAIPINEAKPIIDDLIKHGYVERPMMGVSVQEVTQQDAAQYNIPVGLYIAQVQQGSGADEAGLQPGDVITAVDGTKVQTFDALQSIIAKHKVGDTITVTFWRNGRTMSTKVKLMSSSNAQ
- the pth gene encoding aminoacyl-tRNA hydrolase yields the protein MYIVVGLGNPGKEYEKTRHNVGFEVIDSLSKKLDIAVNKIKFKSLIGEGIYKGEKIVLQKPQTFMNSSGEAVYDIVDFYKLPLSNLIVVYDDKDLDVGKIRVRKKGSAGGHNGMKSIIYILNSEDFPRVRLGIGKPKGDMIQHVLGKFEGRDMDIVANSIDNAANAVLDIIENGVEHAMNLYNGNNICLS
- the mfd gene encoding transcription-repair coupling factor, which produces MFIKPIENLREVGEINEALTDERLPLLIYGLTDSQKAHIAHYIVKKLNKKVLFITYNDVEAKLMHEDLSSLLNGDAYLIPSRDALFYKVDASSLDITGKKLAAIRRIIDDKPYAFVASIDGVLNKVAPKDVFLKYKRNYKIGDKVDLNEISSFFVTMGYERVPMVEGKGQFSIRGGIIDFFSPMEEEGFRIELFDDEIDSIRSFDTFTQRSLDNVDEVELFPAREFILEDENIKKGLSNLSSKVNSYISKIKETQSGRAEKIKKKFDEIMENISETRNITNIGELIGFFYDNLYSIVDYFDDAFIIVDENMRVKERASNILKEFNENFKSLLLSGEVIPEQSNLLFGYDDILRKLSGKSLILMNTIVKSDENIQAKEIVNFVSRTMHPFHGKLDLLADDLKFYRSSGYKVVMLSSNLERGKLLRNSLIGYGLEVPIIEDEEYDIPEGGVLIYPGTISKGFEYVDAKFALISDVEIFGQSRRPKRSVKVKSDGRIKNFTELTVGSYVVHVNYGIGKYEGIEKITVDGVTKDYLKIKYAGDDKLFVPVEQLDLVQKYIGPEDKPPKLNKLGSSDWSKLKKRAKKAVEDIAKDLIKLYAKRQTMKGYAFSKDTPWQKDFEEKFPYEETEDQLRCIEEIKKDMESDKPMDRLLCGDVGYGKTEVALRAAFKAVADGKQVAFLCPTTILAEQHYNNFVQRFKDFPVKIEMLSRFRSNKEQSQIIKMVADGTVDILVGTHKILQNDVKFKDLGLLIIDEEQRFGVKHKEKIKKLKENIDVLSLSATPIPRTLHMSLIGIRDMSVLENPPEDRYPVQTYVVEFNEDLIRDAILRELGRGGQVYFVYNRIDGIERIASILKELVPEARIAVAHGQMDEGKLEDIMIGFLNREYDILVCTTIIETGLDIPNVNTIIVYDSDKMGLSQLYQLRGRVGRSNRLAYAYFTYRKDKVISEVAEKRLEAIKEFTEFGSGFKIAMRDLEIRGAGNLLGAEQHGHIDAVGYDMYLRLLDEAIKNLKGVSEEDKPNTAIDIKVSAYIDKEYIEDENQRLEIYKKISSIENEKDVEDIKDELIDRFKEYPKAVEALIDVAYLKALARDANILEITERGNSVILKFKDNKSINSSIVDALVNEFKGKIMFSGQIPPYITYKYGKKEDLLKELIDLVSKIKCLQIN